One genomic region from Streptomyces sp. NBC_01431 encodes:
- a CDS encoding S1 family peptidase, whose protein sequence is MKHRRIPRRRAAVAGAGIAALVAAGLTLQNANASEPVKSAPEARVLSAPAAENLASTLLKSLGSDAAGGYYDAQARNLVVNVLDQGAVKTVEAAGVKARVVTNSLAELDGARTVLKKDATIAGTSWATDPVSNKVVVTADKTVSGAEWAKLSTVVDKLGAKAELKRSKGEFKPFIAGGDAISGSGGRCSLGFNVVKGGQPYILTAGHCTAAISTWSDSSGQEIGQNAESHFPGTDFGLVKYTASVDHPSEVDLYNGSSQKITGAADATVGMKVTRSGSTTHVHDGTVTGLNATVNYSEGTVNGLIQTNVCAEPGDSGGSLFSGSNAIGLTSGGSGNCTSGGETFFQPVTAALSATGAQIG, encoded by the coding sequence TTGAAGCACCGACGCATACCCAGGCGGCGGGCTGCCGTGGCCGGCGCGGGGATCGCCGCACTGGTCGCCGCAGGTCTCACCTTGCAGAATGCGAACGCCAGTGAACCAGTGAAGTCCGCTCCAGAAGCGCGAGTTCTGTCCGCTCCGGCGGCTGAAAATCTCGCCTCGACGCTGCTGAAGAGCCTTGGCTCCGACGCTGCCGGCGGCTACTACGACGCCCAGGCTCGGAACCTCGTCGTCAACGTGCTCGACCAGGGCGCGGTGAAGACCGTCGAGGCGGCCGGCGTCAAGGCCAGAGTCGTCACCAACTCGCTCGCCGAACTCGACGGCGCGCGGACCGTGTTGAAGAAGGACGCGACCATCGCCGGTACGTCGTGGGCGACCGACCCGGTCAGCAACAAGGTCGTCGTTACCGCCGACAAGACCGTGTCCGGGGCCGAGTGGGCCAAGCTGAGCACGGTTGTCGACAAGCTCGGCGCCAAGGCCGAACTGAAACGGTCGAAGGGGGAGTTCAAGCCCTTCATCGCCGGCGGCGACGCGATCAGCGGCTCGGGTGGGCGCTGCTCGCTCGGGTTCAACGTGGTCAAGGGCGGGCAGCCGTACATCCTGACCGCCGGGCACTGCACCGCGGCCATCTCCACCTGGTCGGACTCCAGCGGCCAGGAGATAGGGCAGAACGCCGAGTCCCACTTCCCGGGAACCGACTTCGGGCTGGTGAAGTACACGGCGAGCGTCGACCACCCGAGCGAGGTCGACCTGTACAACGGTTCCAGCCAGAAGATCACGGGAGCCGCCGACGCGACTGTGGGAATGAAGGTCACCCGCAGCGGTTCCACGACCCACGTGCACGACGGTACGGTCACCGGGCTGAACGCCACGGTCAACTACTCCGAGGGCACGGTCAACGGGCTCATCCAGACCAATGTGTGCGCCGAGCCCGGTGACAGCGGTGGTTCGCTGTTCTCGGGGAGTAACGCCATCGGGCTGACCTCCGGTGGCAGCGGTAACTGCACCTCCGGCGGGGAGACGTTCTTCCAGCCCGTCACCGCGGCGCTGTCCGCCACGGGGGCGCAGATCGGCTGA
- a CDS encoding transposase family protein: protein MFSGKHRDTGFTLQVAAPLAGDLFAVSDPVPGSRHDMHAWRHSGFPKAFAEREGRGDLGYVGSGLLTAPP, encoded by the coding sequence ATGTTCTCCGGCAAGCACCGCGACACCGGGTTCACCCTGCAAGTCGCCGCCCCTCTCGCCGGGGACCTGTTCGCGGTCTCCGACCCCGTGCCGGGCTCCCGCCACGACATGCACGCCTGGCGCCACTCCGGCTTCCCCAAGGCCTTCGCCGAACGCGAGGGCAGGGGCGATCTGGGCTACGTCGGCTCCGGACTCCTCACAGCCCCTCCGTGA
- a CDS encoding DNA-methyltransferase — protein MNLPPWYQDDRVALLLGDAATVLATLPKNSVDCVVTSPPYYATRDWGAGQIGQEDTPAAYLDALRTVFHEVHRVLRDDGTCFVNIADVYATGPAARRITVLGQPPVAVKSLLGLPWRLMLALQEDGWLIRNEVVWAKPNAIPESCRDRLARRHEQVFLLTKTGRYHFDLDIIRQPYTGDRALSRRAHHSANKPNTARGTWPPPEARQCNGRNPGTVWTIPTRPTRHLHTAAFPLDLALRCVAAGCPPRAITLDPFSGSGTTLEAALRLGRRAIGIDVRADFHAYAEVRLREVTRTGTCSAEA, from the coding sequence ATGAACCTGCCCCCGTGGTACCAGGACGACCGCGTCGCCCTGCTGCTCGGCGACGCTGCCACCGTCCTCGCCACGCTCCCGAAGAACAGCGTCGACTGCGTCGTCACGTCCCCGCCGTACTACGCGACTCGCGACTGGGGCGCGGGCCAGATCGGCCAGGAGGACACCCCCGCCGCCTACCTCGACGCCCTGCGCACGGTCTTCCATGAAGTTCACCGCGTGCTGCGCGACGACGGCACCTGCTTCGTCAACATCGCCGACGTGTACGCCACCGGCCCCGCAGCACGCCGCATCACCGTCCTGGGACAGCCGCCGGTCGCGGTCAAATCGCTGCTGGGGCTGCCCTGGAGACTCATGCTCGCCCTCCAGGAGGACGGCTGGCTGATCCGCAACGAGGTGGTGTGGGCCAAACCGAATGCAATCCCGGAGTCCTGCCGCGACCGCCTCGCTCGCCGACACGAGCAGGTCTTTCTCCTCACGAAGACTGGCCGCTACCACTTCGACCTCGACATCATCCGCCAGCCCTACACCGGCGACCGTGCCCTGTCCCGCCGCGCCCACCACAGCGCCAACAAACCCAACACCGCCCGCGGCACCTGGCCCCCGCCGGAAGCCCGCCAGTGCAACGGCCGTAACCCGGGTACGGTCTGGACCATCCCGACCAGACCCACCCGTCACTTGCACACAGCCGCCTTCCCCCTCGACCTCGCCCTGCGATGCGTCGCTGCCGGCTGCCCACCCCGCGCCATCACGCTCGATCCATTCAGCGGCTCAGGCACCACGCTTGAAGCCGCCCTGCGCCTGGGCCGCCGGGCGATCGGGATTGACGTCCGCGCTGACTTCCATGCGTACGCCGAAGTCCGGCTGCGTGAGGTGACCCGGACCGGCACCTGCTCGGCGGAAGCATGA
- a CDS encoding TRM11 family SAM-dependent methyltransferase, protein MHICDSVWNTAPTSAPAQRADRYVPGSAAHPAKMLPQIAAHAIRTYTRPGDLVLDPMCGIGTTLVEAVHLGRHALGTEYEPQWAHVAERNLRRADAQGATGTGAVYCGDARELTALVPAAFHGLVDLVVTSPPYGASVHGQVRSTRESGERGVTKKHYRYSHDPSNLAHVGLDTLLQAFTDILTQCRHLLRPGGHAVITARPWRTRGELIDLPSAVLAAAETAGLVPAERNIALLAGIRDGQLIARPSFFQMKNIRDARHTGTPLAVITHEDALVARRPTAPAPAKPVTESQAPHRAEAGR, encoded by the coding sequence GTGCACATCTGTGACTCGGTGTGGAACACCGCGCCGACCTCCGCACCCGCTCAGCGTGCCGACCGCTACGTGCCTGGCTCGGCCGCCCACCCCGCCAAGATGCTCCCGCAGATCGCCGCGCATGCGATCCGCACCTACACCCGGCCCGGCGACCTGGTCCTGGATCCGATGTGCGGCATTGGCACCACCCTCGTCGAGGCCGTTCATCTTGGCCGCCACGCGCTGGGCACCGAGTACGAGCCTCAATGGGCCCACGTGGCGGAGCGGAACCTGCGCCGCGCCGACGCCCAGGGTGCCACCGGCACGGGAGCCGTCTACTGCGGCGATGCCCGCGAACTCACTGCTCTCGTGCCCGCTGCCTTTCACGGCCTGGTTGACCTGGTGGTCACCTCGCCCCCGTACGGCGCGAGCGTCCACGGCCAGGTCCGCTCCACCCGCGAGAGCGGCGAACGCGGCGTGACCAAGAAGCACTACCGCTACAGCCACGACCCCAGCAATCTGGCCCACGTCGGCCTCGACACTCTCCTTCAAGCGTTCACCGACATCCTCACCCAGTGCCGCCACCTGCTCCGTCCCGGCGGCCACGCGGTGATCACCGCCCGGCCCTGGCGGACCCGCGGCGAACTCATCGACCTGCCCTCCGCCGTGCTGGCCGCCGCCGAGACGGCGGGGCTCGTCCCCGCCGAGCGGAACATCGCCCTTCTCGCAGGCATCCGCGACGGACAGCTCATCGCCCGCCCCTCCTTCTTCCAGATGAAGAACATCCGCGACGCCCGCCACACCGGTACCCCACTCGCGGTGATCACGCATGAGGACGCTCTGGTCGCACGACGGCCAACCGCGCCCGCCCCGGCCAAACCCGTCACCGAATCCCAGGCACCACATCGCGCGGAGGCCGGACGATGA
- a CDS encoding histone-like nucleoid-structuring protein Lsr2: protein MAQKIVTIYTDDLTGEETQEAATHTLVVDGVGYEIDLGPDSYDKLLEAVAPFTKAGRRIKAGHLRTAQKASGGRTDTAAIRAWAKENGYEINSRGRVPAEVREAYDKAN from the coding sequence ATGGCTCAGAAGATCGTAACCATCTACACCGATGACCTCACTGGCGAAGAGACCCAGGAGGCCGCAACGCACACCCTCGTCGTCGATGGCGTGGGATACGAGATCGACCTTGGCCCGGACAGCTACGACAAGCTGCTTGAAGCCGTCGCCCCCTTCACCAAGGCAGGACGTCGCATCAAGGCAGGCCACCTAAGGACCGCCCAGAAGGCCTCTGGAGGCCGTACCGACACGGCGGCGATCAGGGCCTGGGCGAAGGAGAACGGCTACGAGATCAATAGCCGCGGTCGGGTGCCGGCTGAAGTCCGCGAGGCCTACGACAAGGCCAACTGA
- a CDS encoding DUF7848 domain-containing protein → MPDSADTDAPVRDSARGRYRFRDYHVTTVPDPLALPAFAAVCVTGEEHNCGAASGTLHTPDDLTRWIAGHCAQTGHQDYEQTIRALLRAEPGAWQ, encoded by the coding sequence GTGCCTGACTCTGCGGACACCGACGCACCGGTCCGCGACTCCGCACGGGGGCGCTACCGATTCCGCGACTACCACGTGACCACTGTCCCCGACCCCCTGGCCCTGCCGGCCTTCGCAGCGGTCTGCGTCACCGGCGAGGAACACAACTGCGGTGCCGCATCCGGCACCCTGCACACCCCGGACGATCTGACGCGCTGGATCGCCGGACACTGCGCCCAGACCGGTCACCAGGACTACGAGCAGACCATCCGAGCCCTACTCCGAGCCGAGCCCGGAGCCTGGCAGTAA
- a CDS encoding polymorphic toxin-type HINT domain-containing protein, whose translation MATTDAKLRVEVADTGKAAATGVYGALVSLSDTGSGSAPGKVQVALDISAWAKTAGANWGDRARVVQLPACALATPQAAGCRTRTPVASHRDASGRLTADVEVPFSMARGTAKSPMAMAVSAPQSVVLAVEPGPSGSTGDYKASPLNPSASWQAGANAGNFTYGYTVEVPSAIAGPAPSISLGYDSSSVDGKTASTNAQASWIGDGWDYHPGSISRTYKSCDSAGVKDSGDECWGGDLLNLSLAGHAGQLVRDDKSCEWHLQGEDGTRVERLTGQVNGAWSGEGFKVTTTDGSQFYFGANHLPGGDGSDPAANSVSTVPVYWPGDADNCLGSGSPAKGSWSQMGWQWNLDYVVDAHQNLITYRYAQEDNYYGKGGGQNNGNGTPTVYQRGSYPMWVGYGQRLPDQIKAKGAAKPAAQVWFRTKERCVPSGSVTCADDQRTKANKTYWPDSPLDQNCGATGQCLNLSPTFWTTKQLTRIDTEVLDGTDYRGVDSFALNQSFQDPKDGTSPSLWLDSIQRTGTNGKTPVTLPAVTFQPLQIANRVDGNVVRPDGTEASAPDYRRPRIQTITTETGGKINVIYRPAECSRTNKTMPSSADTNTMACMPVKWYLPGQSYPDPVDDWFNKTIVQSVTEQDTFGTATTKVTDYEYGGGIAWHRNDSELTDAKTRTWDQFRGYATVTTRTGNGNLTEAPRTKSVSTYLRGMDGDIIANGSKRSVTVNVAPPGTTAKVQSITDDNVLSGFVRQTQTYDRDGGDLVSSEITTPWQGAVTATRAQSGGMPAITARAINTGKVTTYSKLASGDWRTAERTSSYDTTLAARPVQVDDQSDLDHPEQRLCTAFTYANGPGGAVTELASHTLTLSGACDQTPNAANTVADTHSYFDNKPLGEAGATAEQTATDVLERYDADGKPVYRKNATATFDDYGRVTSTTDPTRTDASHPNGATTTTDYTPAAGALPNQVVHTNPLGWKAATTLDIGRALPVKQTDENNHVAEQDYDALGRVTAVWQPGANRAAGAAATRKFSYAMNGTNAPSTVLSQALTADAPTYTSTFTIYDGLGRIRQTQATAPSGAYGRTITDALFDSHGWQTKTSAAYYNNEAAPSGQLFLPNGGVNPDSKIPAQTVQVYDGLGRATDTVFQSYGVEQWRSKTEYPGADETRSTPPKGGYASASITDGTGQTVALRQYQSNTPTGAYDETTYGHNAQGKELWRKDSAGNQWTFAYDLLGRMVKSTDPDAGTSTTAYDDTKNLVTATDARGKSATSVVDLLGRTTATYEGNAVDPAKQVGATTYDTLALGKPSSTTRFVGGASGDAYVSQVTGYDGGYRPLGSKTTIPTSEKGLANTYETSNTYDALGHLQTTKLPPVAGMAAETLYYGVDVGGNMTSLDGKTGLTRTPYVVDLRYDPYGRAIRTTVGTTGAQIVSTQDYDNSTGRVIRSTLDKQNAPTASVDVSDYTYNPLGQVTSVRDAQDGVASDLQCFTHDYLGRLTQAWTDTGSQTTALQPSVRGVGTCTNTDGPAVDGAGKPSVGGPAPYWQKYSYDKLGNRTQLVKKDVTGDASKDVTVNQTFGTGLNTPSSDPKTGGGTGGPHALMSSTETGPSGTQVTSYTYDATGNTASITSTPGTKTLTWNGQGKLDKITGTGESAGTSYLYDTGGNQLIRRDPGKTTLNLGPDQLTLDTATGKVTDVRTYAAPGGLSITRTIADGKSALAYQASDPHGTNGVQFNAYDLSQVRRPTDPFGNERGTQPADGAWAGDKGFVGGTKEKATGLTLLGAREYDPKTARFISPDPILDGSDPQQWNAYAYADNSPVNRTDANGLRMGCDSAVECDEVNQYYADKNKASTPDAAVTTAETALDQATTTVTRAKEKRDDIKHQVIDMIGDLIGYNDARDCFTKGDVMACINTALGSVPWGKIFKAIKIGIKAFKIYKEIDKAYDAIREGERIAARAAEAVTRAKRAAEEAKAAEKAAAKAAEEKAAKETASDAASTESKSAKAADDAETKGAGKESESAPTKCNSFPTGTRVLMADGTTKALEDLHSGDKVMATDPQTGETRPEAITATITTPEDKDFTDLTLTNDANPRGPPAKITSTHHHPYWSETRHQWIDAGELQVGERLRQPDGTSLTVAAVRNYQYAVTTHNLTVNQLHTYYVLAGSTPVLVHNCPETGADAAPAKRSRGQDLPKDESATGDHTVFERDASGKVTRYQTYKVNERAPGGWVQGPRFRGTGGIHYNMSPPLWYPKGKGKAFEGFEVPEEIPLGYELEMAKQAGR comes from the coding sequence GTGGCCACGACTGATGCCAAGCTGCGCGTCGAGGTGGCGGACACGGGCAAGGCCGCAGCCACCGGCGTCTACGGCGCCCTCGTCTCGCTGAGTGACACCGGCTCCGGTTCGGCTCCTGGCAAGGTCCAGGTCGCCCTGGACATCTCTGCCTGGGCCAAGACCGCAGGTGCCAACTGGGGAGACCGGGCACGGGTCGTGCAGCTTCCTGCTTGTGCGCTGGCCACGCCGCAGGCGGCCGGTTGTAGGACGCGCACGCCGGTGGCTTCGCACCGGGATGCCTCTGGCCGGTTGACGGCCGATGTGGAGGTCCCGTTCAGCATGGCGCGTGGCACCGCCAAGTCGCCGATGGCGATGGCGGTTTCGGCACCGCAGAGTGTGGTGCTGGCTGTCGAGCCGGGGCCGTCCGGCTCAACAGGTGACTACAAGGCCTCTCCGCTGAACCCGTCAGCGTCCTGGCAGGCTGGTGCGAACGCGGGCAACTTCACCTACGGCTACACCGTCGAGGTCCCCTCCGCGATCGCCGGGCCCGCCCCGAGCATCTCGCTCGGCTACGACTCCTCCTCCGTGGACGGCAAGACCGCCTCCACCAACGCCCAGGCCAGCTGGATCGGCGACGGCTGGGACTACCACCCCGGCTCCATCTCCCGTACGTACAAGAGCTGCGACAGTGCCGGTGTGAAGGACTCGGGTGACGAGTGCTGGGGCGGTGACCTGCTCAACCTCTCGCTCGCCGGCCACGCGGGCCAGCTCGTACGCGACGACAAGTCGTGTGAGTGGCACCTGCAGGGTGAGGACGGCACCAGGGTCGAGCGACTGACCGGCCAGGTCAACGGGGCCTGGAGCGGTGAGGGCTTCAAGGTCACCACCACCGATGGCAGCCAGTTCTACTTCGGTGCCAACCACCTGCCCGGAGGCGACGGCAGCGACCCGGCCGCCAACTCCGTCTCCACCGTGCCCGTCTACTGGCCCGGTGACGCCGACAACTGCCTGGGCTCCGGCTCTCCGGCAAAGGGTTCCTGGTCGCAGATGGGCTGGCAGTGGAACCTCGACTACGTCGTTGACGCCCACCAGAACCTGATCACCTACCGCTACGCGCAGGAGGACAACTACTACGGAAAGGGCGGCGGCCAGAACAACGGCAACGGCACGCCCACCGTCTACCAGCGCGGCAGCTACCCGATGTGGGTCGGCTACGGCCAGCGCCTGCCCGACCAGATCAAGGCGAAGGGCGCGGCGAAGCCCGCCGCGCAGGTATGGTTCCGCACCAAGGAGCGCTGCGTACCCAGCGGCAGCGTCACGTGTGCTGATGACCAGCGCACCAAGGCCAACAAGACGTACTGGCCCGACAGCCCCCTCGACCAGAACTGCGGAGCCACCGGGCAGTGCCTCAATCTGTCACCGACGTTCTGGACCACCAAGCAACTCACCCGGATCGACACCGAGGTCCTCGACGGTACTGACTACCGTGGCGTCGACTCGTTCGCTCTCAACCAGTCCTTCCAGGATCCCAAGGACGGCACGTCGCCGTCCCTGTGGCTGGACTCCATCCAGCGCACCGGTACCAACGGCAAGACCCCGGTCACCCTGCCGGCGGTCACCTTCCAGCCCCTTCAGATCGCGAACCGGGTCGACGGCAACGTGGTGCGCCCGGATGGCACCGAGGCCTCGGCGCCCGACTACCGGCGTCCGCGCATCCAGACCATCACCACTGAGACCGGCGGCAAGATCAACGTGATCTACCGGCCGGCCGAGTGCTCCCGCACGAACAAGACGATGCCGTCCTCCGCGGACACCAACACGATGGCGTGCATGCCGGTCAAGTGGTACCTGCCGGGCCAGTCCTACCCCGATCCGGTCGACGACTGGTTCAACAAGACCATCGTCCAGAGCGTCACCGAACAGGACACGTTCGGCACCGCGACCACCAAGGTCACCGACTACGAGTACGGCGGCGGTATCGCCTGGCACCGCAACGACTCCGAGCTCACCGACGCCAAGACCCGCACCTGGGACCAGTTCCGCGGCTACGCCACCGTCACCACCCGCACCGGCAACGGCAACCTGACCGAGGCCCCGCGCACCAAGAGTGTCAGCACCTACCTGCGCGGCATGGACGGCGACATCATCGCCAACGGCTCCAAGCGCAGCGTCACCGTCAATGTGGCTCCACCGGGAACCACAGCCAAGGTCCAGAGCATCACCGACGACAACGTGCTGTCCGGCTTCGTCCGCCAGACCCAGACCTACGACCGTGATGGCGGCGACCTGGTCAGCAGCGAGATCACCACCCCGTGGCAGGGCGCGGTGACCGCTACCCGTGCCCAGTCCGGCGGCATGCCCGCCATCACCGCCCGGGCCATCAATACCGGCAAGGTCACCACCTACTCCAAGCTGGCCAGCGGCGACTGGCGCACCGCCGAGCGCACCTCCAGCTACGACACGACCCTCGCCGCCCGCCCGGTCCAGGTCGATGACCAGAGCGATCTGGACCATCCCGAGCAGCGCCTGTGCACCGCGTTCACTTACGCCAATGGGCCCGGTGGCGCCGTCACCGAACTGGCCTCGCACACCCTCACGCTCTCAGGCGCCTGCGACCAGACGCCGAACGCCGCCAACACTGTGGCCGACACTCACTCCTACTTCGACAACAAGCCTCTCGGCGAAGCCGGCGCGACCGCTGAGCAGACGGCAACCGATGTCCTGGAGCGTTACGACGCCGACGGCAAGCCGGTATACCGGAAGAACGCCACCGCCACCTTCGACGACTACGGCCGGGTCACCAGCACCACTGACCCGACCCGCACCGACGCCAGCCACCCCAACGGTGCGACCACCACGACCGACTACACCCCGGCCGCTGGAGCGCTCCCGAACCAGGTCGTCCACACCAACCCGCTGGGCTGGAAAGCGGCCACCACACTCGACATCGGCCGTGCCCTCCCGGTCAAGCAAACCGACGAGAACAACCACGTCGCCGAGCAGGACTACGACGCACTCGGCCGAGTCACCGCCGTGTGGCAGCCCGGTGCCAACCGCGCGGCGGGCGCAGCGGCCACGCGCAAGTTCTCGTACGCGATGAACGGCACCAACGCCCCGTCCACCGTGCTGAGTCAAGCCCTCACGGCCGACGCACCCACCTACACCTCGACCTTCACGATCTATGACGGTCTTGGCCGCATCCGCCAGACCCAGGCCACTGCCCCCTCGGGTGCGTATGGCCGCACCATCACCGATGCACTGTTCGACTCGCACGGCTGGCAGACCAAGACCAGCGCGGCCTACTACAACAACGAAGCAGCGCCGTCCGGGCAGCTGTTCCTGCCCAACGGCGGAGTCAACCCCGACAGCAAGATCCCGGCCCAGACCGTCCAGGTCTACGACGGCCTGGGGCGCGCCACCGACACCGTCTTCCAGTCCTACGGCGTCGAGCAGTGGCGCTCGAAGACCGAATACCCGGGCGCGGACGAGACCCGCTCAACCCCGCCCAAGGGCGGCTACGCGAGCGCGTCCATCACCGACGGTACTGGCCAGACGGTCGCGCTGCGCCAGTACCAGTCCAACACCCCCACCGGCGCCTACGACGAGACGACCTACGGCCACAACGCCCAGGGCAAGGAGCTGTGGCGCAAGGACTCCGCGGGCAATCAATGGACGTTCGCCTACGACCTGCTCGGCCGCATGGTGAAGTCGACCGATCCGGATGCCGGTACGTCCACGACCGCATACGACGACACGAAGAACCTCGTCACGGCAACCGATGCCCGGGGCAAGAGCGCTACCAGCGTCGTCGACCTGCTGGGCCGCACCACCGCGACCTACGAGGGCAACGCGGTCGACCCGGCCAAGCAGGTCGGCGCGACTACCTACGACACGCTGGCTCTTGGCAAACCGTCCTCCACCACACGGTTCGTCGGCGGAGCCAGCGGAGATGCGTATGTCTCGCAGGTGACGGGGTACGACGGCGGATACCGTCCGCTCGGCAGCAAGACCACCATCCCCACCTCCGAAAAGGGCCTCGCCAACACCTACGAGACCAGCAACACCTACGACGCGCTCGGTCACCTGCAGACGACCAAGTTGCCGCCGGTGGCGGGTATGGCGGCCGAAACTCTGTACTACGGAGTCGACGTCGGCGGCAACATGACGTCCCTGGACGGCAAGACTGGCCTCACCCGCACGCCGTACGTCGTCGACCTGCGCTATGACCCCTACGGGCGTGCCATCCGCACCACGGTCGGTACCACCGGCGCCCAGATCGTTTCCACCCAGGACTACGACAACTCCACCGGCCGGGTCATTCGCTCCACGCTCGACAAGCAGAACGCGCCGACCGCCAGCGTCGACGTCAGTGACTACACCTACAACCCGCTCGGCCAGGTCACCTCCGTCCGTGACGCCCAGGACGGCGTGGCTTCCGACCTGCAGTGCTTCACCCACGATTACCTCGGCCGCCTCACTCAGGCCTGGACCGACACCGGTAGCCAGACCACCGCTCTGCAACCGAGCGTCCGCGGTGTCGGTACCTGCACGAACACCGACGGTCCAGCGGTCGACGGCGCGGGCAAGCCGAGCGTTGGCGGCCCCGCCCCGTACTGGCAGAAGTACAGCTACGACAAGCTCGGCAACCGCACGCAGTTGGTGAAGAAGGATGTCACTGGTGACGCGTCCAAGGACGTGACGGTCAACCAGACCTTCGGCACCGGCCTCAACACTCCTTCCTCCGACCCGAAGACAGGTGGCGGCACCGGCGGCCCGCACGCCTTGATGTCGTCGACCGAGACCGGTCCGTCCGGTACGCAGGTGACCTCTTATACCTACGACGCGACCGGCAACACCGCGTCGATCACCAGCACTCCGGGCACCAAGACCTTGACCTGGAACGGCCAGGGCAAGCTCGATAAGATCACCGGCACCGGTGAAAGCGCGGGCACCAGCTACCTGTACGACACGGGCGGCAACCAACTCATCCGCCGCGACCCGGGCAAGACCACCCTCAACCTCGGCCCCGACCAGCTGACTCTGGACACCGCCACCGGCAAGGTCACCGATGTCCGCACCTACGCGGCCCCAGGCGGCCTCTCCATCACTCGCACGATCGCCGACGGCAAGTCGGCCCTCGCCTACCAGGCCTCCGACCCGCACGGCACCAACGGTGTCCAGTTCAATGCTTACGATCTGTCCCAGGTCCGCCGCCCCACCGACCCGTTCGGCAACGAACGCGGCACACAGCCGGCGGATGGCGCCTGGGCGGGCGACAAGGGCTTCGTCGGCGGCACCAAGGAGAAGGCCACCGGCCTCACCCTCCTCGGGGCGCGCGAATACGACCCGAAGACGGCACGCTTCATCAGCCCCGACCCCATCCTCGACGGCTCGGATCCGCAGCAGTGGAACGCGTACGCCTACGCCGACAACAGCCCGGTCAACCGCACCGACGCCAACGGCCTTCGCATGGGCTGCGACAGCGCTGTCGAATGCGATGAGGTCAACCAGTACTACGCGGACAAGAACAAGGCGTCGACACCGGATGCGGCGGTGACCACTGCCGAGACCGCCCTGGACCAGGCCACCACCACCGTCACTCGGGCCAAAGAGAAGCGCGACGACATCAAGCACCAGGTCATCGACATGATCGGGGACCTGATCGGCTACAACGACGCCCGCGACTGCTTCACCAAGGGCGACGTCATGGCCTGCATCAACACAGCTCTCGGCTCCGTGCCCTGGGGCAAGATCTTCAAAGCCATCAAGATCGGCATCAAGGCCTTCAAGATCTACAAGGAAATAGACAAAGCCTACGACGCCATCCGTGAGGGCGAACGCATCGCTGCCAGAGCAGCCGAAGCGGTAACCCGCGCCAAGAGGGCAGCTGAAGAGGCGAAGGCCGCCGAGAAGGCGGCAGCCAAGGCGGCGGAAGAGAAGGCAGCCAAGGAGACAGCCAGCGACGCGGCAAGTACGGAGTCAAAGTCCGCGAAGGCTGCGGACGACGCGGAAACCAAGGGCGCTGGCAAGGAGAGCGAATCCGCTCCCACCAAATGCAACAGCTTCCCCACCGGCACCCGGGTGCTGATGGCAGACGGCACGACCAAGGCGCTGGAAGATCTCCACTCTGGCGACAAGGTGATGGCCACCGACCCGCAAACCGGCGAAACTCGACCTGAAGCCATCACGGCCACCATCACCACCCCCGAGGACAAGGACTTCACCGACCTCACCCTCACTAACGACGCGAACCCCCGCGGCCCGCCCGCGAAGATCACCTCCACCCACCACCACCCCTACTGGAGCGAAACCCGCCACCAGTGGATCGACGCCGGCGAACTCCAGGTTGGCGAACGCCTCCGCCAGCCCGACGGAACCTCCCTCACGGTCGCAGCAGTCCGCAACTACCAGTACGCCGTCACCACCCACAACCTGACCGTCAACCAACTCCACACGTACTATGTGCTGGCCGGGTCCACGCCGGTCCTCGTGCACAACTGCCCCGAGACGGGCGCAGACGCCGCACCTGCGAAGCGTTCGCGTGGGCAGGACCTGCCGAAGGACGAAAGTGCGACCGGAGATCACACGGTGTTCGAACGTGACGCCAGTGGAAAAGTGACGCGCTACCAGACGTACAAGGTGAACGAGCGGGCCCCGGGCGGTTGGGTGCAGGGTCCCCGCTTCAGGGGAACCGGAGGAATTCACTACAACATGAGCCCTCCGCTCTGGTACCCCAAGGGCAAGGGCAAGGCGTTCGAGGGATTCGAGGTCCCAGAGGAAATTCCGCTCGGCTACGAGCTCGAAATGGCCAAGCAGGCAGGACGGTAG